Proteins encoded by one window of Melanotaenia boesemani isolate fMelBoe1 chromosome 10, fMelBoe1.pri, whole genome shotgun sequence:
- the LOC121647365 gene encoding protogenin B-like isoform X1, whose product MANFKMKFCQRWLLFVLFIPLSSVLCFSELSFITEPSDVTLLPKDPAVLDCQAHGQPPVTIKWLKNGVKLAESEHLQFLPNGSLYIPKIKHTKEDSDEGFYQCLSQNRYGAILSQRSRLTIAIISEFVLHPLPVVVSEGSVARFSCAVTSSPLATITWELNQSTLPLQTDRITVLPNGVLQIHNVQLEDAGHYRCVATNIGSRLKSNEATLTVNKVAGTKPRQRPRIIAGPQNTTVSSHQTVVLECVATGNPSPIISWSRADSKPIDVYNAKVLGNGNLVITDVSTKHSGVYLCRATTPGTRNHTTAAANLTVLVPPTIVERPESQTRPRAGTARFMCQAEGVPPPRIRWLKNGEEVHLNGRVKMYNSKLVITQIIPEDDAIYQCMAENEQGSVLSLARLIVVMSEDRPSAPRNIHAETISSSAILLAWERPLFNADKVIAYSIHYMKAEGLNNEEYQVVIGNDTTSYIIDDLEPARNYSFYVVAYMPMGASRMSDQVSQHTLEDVPLRTPELSLTSHSATDIQVSWQPLPAKISRGRVSAYRLSYRTAVDSTVISVEIPHNGTEYLLESLQPDTIYLLRMAVATRVGWCEPSAWSSHRTPKISSNKVPLAPILQLEPLNCTSIVARWQTIPDSVAAQGFRLCYHEEGQPEQPSILLQTQTFTYTISGLDPRRKYHVKILAVSKVGDGYQTDQTISTPGCVSARDQLAATPPPPHQVTVLSSNSSAVSLRWGHPAFPPGKAVSYTVRCTPVGTHNVSAIRYLQTTKQSVLVQKLVPNTRYEFVVRLHVDQMSSPWSTFVYHQTLPAAPSQPPAGVRVTLIEDDTALVSWREPTEPNMVVTHYTILYTSQKAWMAGHWQKMQREGSHTMALLEKLEPGNVYLVKICASNTIGDGPFSDIVELVLKRGHIHRNKNPRHSDYVPDTTVFSDGLYHIDQKSMTGIMVGVSIALTCIAMCALILISKGRPRKSSSPKVIAVGASEGPQAGLMLPSECHSENVEALIPMISHHFIDPKGGSGIVINSTGPVSSKIQSKRWLLFKREIRNPPESDIEASARFYETGKTVLRYDEHLGSAPLSPLSREIIYGPFHSESSHTSEGSQETGDSGHYSNEESNEEASNSSSNQSPRTESLGSDKSTAITELKQPFKVENDEMPSHTFHHSATDASWPCNTSKHS is encoded by the exons atggCGAATTTCAAGATGAAGTTTTGCCAACGAtggcttctttttgttttgtttattccttTATCAA GTGTTTTATGTTTCAGTGAGTTGTCCTTCATCACAGAGCCCAGTGATGTTACTCTTCTACCAAAGGATCCTGCTGTGTTGGACTGTCAGGCACATGGGCAGCCTCCAGTCACCATTAAGTGGCTAAAGAATGGAGTAAAGTTGGCAGAAAGTGAACACTTGCAGTTTCTGCCCAATGGCTCCTTGTACATACCAAAGATAAAGCATACCAAGGAAGATTCAGATGAAGGATTCTACCAGTGCCTGTCCCAAAACAGATATGGGGCTATTTTAAGCCAAAGATCACGTCTGACTATCGCAA taATCTCAGAGTTTGTCTTGCATCCTCTACCTGTGGTGGTGTCTGAAGGCTCTGTGGCTCGATTCTCATGTGCGGTCACTTCCAGCCCTCTAGCCACCATCACCTGGGAGCTCAACCAAAGCACGCTGCctctgcagacagacag AATAACAGTTTTACCCAATGGAGTTCTTCAAATTCACAATGTACAACTGGAAGATGCTGGACACTATAGATGTGTGGCAACTAACATCGGCAGCCGTTTAAAGAGTAATGAGGCAACACTAACTGTTAACAAAG TTGCAGGCACTAAACCCCGTCAGAGACCCAGAATCATCGCCGGACCTCAGAACACAACAGTTTCCAGTCACCAAACTGTGGTACTGGAGTGCGTGGCCACAGGCAATCCCTCACCCATCATCTCCTGGAGCCGTGCTGACAGTAAACCCATTGATGTTTATAATGCCAAAGTGCTAGGTAATGGAAACCTAGTAATTACTGATGTCAGCACCAAGCACAGTGGAGTCTACCTCTGCAGGGCCACCACACCTGGAACCCGCAACCACACTACTGCTGCCGCCAACCTCACAGTTCTAG taCCACCAACCATTGTTGAAAGGCCTGAGAGCCAGACACGTCCAAGAGCAGGCACTGCCCGATTTATGTGCCAAGCAGAGGGGGTGCCTCCACCACGCATCCGCTGGCTGAAGAATGGAGAAGAGGTTCACTTAAATGGGAGGGTAAAGATGTACAACAG TAAATTGGTGATCACCCAGATTATCCCCGAAGACGATGCCATTTATCAGTGCATGGCAGAGAATGAACAGGGCTCTGTACTCTCCTTGGCTCGCCTTATAGTGGTGATGTCTGAGGACAGGCCCAGTGCACCAAGGAATATCCATGCAGAGACCATCTCAAGCTCAGCCATCTTACTGGCCTGGGAGAGACCTCTCTTCAATGCAGACAAAGTCATTGCCTATTCTATCCATTATATGAAGGCTGAAG GTCTTAACAACGAAGAATACCAAGTTGTTATTGGCAACGACACAACCAGCTATATCATTGATGACCTCGAGCCAGCTCGAAACTACAGCTTTTATGTTGTGGCTTATATGCCAATGGGAGCCAGTCGTATGTCAGACCAAGTTAGTCAGCATACCCTGGAGGATG TGCCTCTGCGTACCCCAGAGCTAAGTCTCACCAGCCATAGTGCAACAGACATCCAGGTAAGCTGGCAGCCGCTGCCAGCTAAGATTAGCCGTGGCCGAGTGTCAGCCTACAGGCTCTCCTATCGCACAGCTGTGGACAGTACTGTCATATCTGTGGAGATACCTCACAATGGTACTGAATATCTCCTGGAAAGTCTGCAGCCTGACACCATCTACCTGCTCCGCATGGCTGTAGCCACACGTGTGGGTTGGTGTGAGCCATCAGCGTGGAGCTCTCACCGTACACCTAAAATCTCCAGCAACAAAG TACCGTTAGCACCTATTCTTCAACTTGAACCTCTCAACTGCACCTCGATTGTGGCTCGCTGGCAAACCATCCCTGATTCTGTGGCTGCTCAGGGTTTCCGGCTGTGTTACCATGAGGAAGGTCAACCAGAGCAGCCCAGCATCCTGCTGCAGACTCAAACCTTTACCTACACAATTAGTGGTCTTG ATCCAAGGAGAAAATACCATGTCAAGATTCTGGCTGTCAGTAAAGTTGGAGATGGCTATCAGACAGACCAAACAATTAGTACTCCGGGATGTGTTT CGGCACGAGACCAACTGGCAGCAACCCCTCCACCTCCACATCAAGTAACTGTCTTGAGCAGCAATTCATCTGCAGTGTCCCTGCGTTGGGGTCATCCTGCTTTTCCACCTGGAAAGGCTGTTAGTTATACAGTCCGCTGTACACCTGTGGGCACTCATAATGTCTCTGCAATACGCTACCTACAAAC AACCAAGCAAAGTGTGCTAGTTCAGAAATTGGTTCCAAACACTCGTTATGAGTTTGTTGTGCGTCTCCATGTGGACCAGATGTCGAGTCCCTGGAGTACTTTTGTTTACCATCAGACCCTCCCAGCAG CACCTAGCCAACCACCTGCAGGAGTACGAGTCACTTTGATTGAGGATGACACAGCTCTGGTGTCCTGGAGGGAGCCCACTGAGCCCAACATGGTGGTTACACACTATACCATCCTATATACTTCACAGAAGGCTTGGATGGCTGGACACTGGCAAAAAATGCAGAGGGAGG GAAGTCATACGATGGCTCTACTTGAAAAGCTGGAGCCTGGGAATGTCTATCTGGTGAAGATATGCGCCTCCAACACGATAGGTGATGGACCTTTCTCTGACATTGTGGAGCTGGTACTGAAGCGTGGGCACATTCACCGCAATAAGAACCCCAGACACTCTGACTACGTCCCTGATACAACAG TGTTCTCTGATGGTCTCTACCACATAGACCAGAAGTCTATGACAGGGATCATGGTTGGTGTGAGCATCGCCTTAACCTGTATCGCCATGTGTGCCTTGATCCTGATCAGCAAGGGAAGACCACG AAAATCTTCCAGTCCAAAAGTTATTGCTGTTGGAGCTTCTGAAGGCCCACAAGCTGGTTTGATGCTGCCCAGTGAATGCCACTCAGAGAATGTGGAGGCTCTTATACCTATGATAAGTCATCACTTCATAGATCCTAAG GGTGGATCTGGTATAGTCATAAATAGTACTGGCCCCGTCAGCAGCAAGATTCAAAGCAAGAGATGGTTGCTTTTCAAGAGAGAGATCAGAAATCCACCTGAAAGTGAT ATTGAGGCATCAGCACGCTTTTATGAGACTGGCAAAACTGTTCTGAGATATGACGAGCATCTAGGCTCTGCTCCTCTGTCCCCTTTATCCCGGGAGATCATCTATGGACCATTTCACTCGGAGAGCTCTCACACCAGTGAGGGCAGTCAAGAGACGGGAGACTCTGGACACTACTCCAATGAAGAAAGCAATGAAGAAGCGAGCAACTCATCATCCAACCAAAGCCCTAGAACAGAATCTTTGGGGTCAGACAAGAGCACCGCTATCACCGAGTTGAAGCAGCCTTTTAAAGTGGAAAACGATGAGATGCCGAGCCATACCTTCCATCACTCTGCCACTGATGCTTCCTGGCCCTGCAACACCTCCAAACACTCTTAA
- the LOC121647365 gene encoding protogenin B-like isoform X2: protein MANFKMKFCQRWLLFVLFIPLSSVLCFSELSFITEPSDVTLLPKDPAVLDCQAHGQPPVTIKWLKNGVKLAESEHLQFLPNGSLYIPKIKHTKEDSDEGFYQCLSQNRYGAILSQRSRLTIAIISEFVLHPLPVVVSEGSVARFSCAVTSSPLATITWELNQSTLPLQTDRITVLPNGVLQIHNVQLEDAGHYRCVATNIGSRLKSNEATLTVNKGTKPRQRPRIIAGPQNTTVSSHQTVVLECVATGNPSPIISWSRADSKPIDVYNAKVLGNGNLVITDVSTKHSGVYLCRATTPGTRNHTTAAANLTVLVPPTIVERPESQTRPRAGTARFMCQAEGVPPPRIRWLKNGEEVHLNGRVKMYNSKLVITQIIPEDDAIYQCMAENEQGSVLSLARLIVVMSEDRPSAPRNIHAETISSSAILLAWERPLFNADKVIAYSIHYMKAEGLNNEEYQVVIGNDTTSYIIDDLEPARNYSFYVVAYMPMGASRMSDQVSQHTLEDVPLRTPELSLTSHSATDIQVSWQPLPAKISRGRVSAYRLSYRTAVDSTVISVEIPHNGTEYLLESLQPDTIYLLRMAVATRVGWCEPSAWSSHRTPKISSNKVPLAPILQLEPLNCTSIVARWQTIPDSVAAQGFRLCYHEEGQPEQPSILLQTQTFTYTISGLDPRRKYHVKILAVSKVGDGYQTDQTISTPGCVSARDQLAATPPPPHQVTVLSSNSSAVSLRWGHPAFPPGKAVSYTVRCTPVGTHNVSAIRYLQTTKQSVLVQKLVPNTRYEFVVRLHVDQMSSPWSTFVYHQTLPAAPSQPPAGVRVTLIEDDTALVSWREPTEPNMVVTHYTILYTSQKAWMAGHWQKMQREGSHTMALLEKLEPGNVYLVKICASNTIGDGPFSDIVELVLKRGHIHRNKNPRHSDYVPDTTVFSDGLYHIDQKSMTGIMVGVSIALTCIAMCALILISKGRPRKSSSPKVIAVGASEGPQAGLMLPSECHSENVEALIPMISHHFIDPKGGSGIVINSTGPVSSKIQSKRWLLFKREIRNPPESDIEASARFYETGKTVLRYDEHLGSAPLSPLSREIIYGPFHSESSHTSEGSQETGDSGHYSNEESNEEASNSSSNQSPRTESLGSDKSTAITELKQPFKVENDEMPSHTFHHSATDASWPCNTSKHS from the exons atggCGAATTTCAAGATGAAGTTTTGCCAACGAtggcttctttttgttttgtttattccttTATCAA GTGTTTTATGTTTCAGTGAGTTGTCCTTCATCACAGAGCCCAGTGATGTTACTCTTCTACCAAAGGATCCTGCTGTGTTGGACTGTCAGGCACATGGGCAGCCTCCAGTCACCATTAAGTGGCTAAAGAATGGAGTAAAGTTGGCAGAAAGTGAACACTTGCAGTTTCTGCCCAATGGCTCCTTGTACATACCAAAGATAAAGCATACCAAGGAAGATTCAGATGAAGGATTCTACCAGTGCCTGTCCCAAAACAGATATGGGGCTATTTTAAGCCAAAGATCACGTCTGACTATCGCAA taATCTCAGAGTTTGTCTTGCATCCTCTACCTGTGGTGGTGTCTGAAGGCTCTGTGGCTCGATTCTCATGTGCGGTCACTTCCAGCCCTCTAGCCACCATCACCTGGGAGCTCAACCAAAGCACGCTGCctctgcagacagacag AATAACAGTTTTACCCAATGGAGTTCTTCAAATTCACAATGTACAACTGGAAGATGCTGGACACTATAGATGTGTGGCAACTAACATCGGCAGCCGTTTAAAGAGTAATGAGGCAACACTAACTGTTAACAAAG GCACTAAACCCCGTCAGAGACCCAGAATCATCGCCGGACCTCAGAACACAACAGTTTCCAGTCACCAAACTGTGGTACTGGAGTGCGTGGCCACAGGCAATCCCTCACCCATCATCTCCTGGAGCCGTGCTGACAGTAAACCCATTGATGTTTATAATGCCAAAGTGCTAGGTAATGGAAACCTAGTAATTACTGATGTCAGCACCAAGCACAGTGGAGTCTACCTCTGCAGGGCCACCACACCTGGAACCCGCAACCACACTACTGCTGCCGCCAACCTCACAGTTCTAG taCCACCAACCATTGTTGAAAGGCCTGAGAGCCAGACACGTCCAAGAGCAGGCACTGCCCGATTTATGTGCCAAGCAGAGGGGGTGCCTCCACCACGCATCCGCTGGCTGAAGAATGGAGAAGAGGTTCACTTAAATGGGAGGGTAAAGATGTACAACAG TAAATTGGTGATCACCCAGATTATCCCCGAAGACGATGCCATTTATCAGTGCATGGCAGAGAATGAACAGGGCTCTGTACTCTCCTTGGCTCGCCTTATAGTGGTGATGTCTGAGGACAGGCCCAGTGCACCAAGGAATATCCATGCAGAGACCATCTCAAGCTCAGCCATCTTACTGGCCTGGGAGAGACCTCTCTTCAATGCAGACAAAGTCATTGCCTATTCTATCCATTATATGAAGGCTGAAG GTCTTAACAACGAAGAATACCAAGTTGTTATTGGCAACGACACAACCAGCTATATCATTGATGACCTCGAGCCAGCTCGAAACTACAGCTTTTATGTTGTGGCTTATATGCCAATGGGAGCCAGTCGTATGTCAGACCAAGTTAGTCAGCATACCCTGGAGGATG TGCCTCTGCGTACCCCAGAGCTAAGTCTCACCAGCCATAGTGCAACAGACATCCAGGTAAGCTGGCAGCCGCTGCCAGCTAAGATTAGCCGTGGCCGAGTGTCAGCCTACAGGCTCTCCTATCGCACAGCTGTGGACAGTACTGTCATATCTGTGGAGATACCTCACAATGGTACTGAATATCTCCTGGAAAGTCTGCAGCCTGACACCATCTACCTGCTCCGCATGGCTGTAGCCACACGTGTGGGTTGGTGTGAGCCATCAGCGTGGAGCTCTCACCGTACACCTAAAATCTCCAGCAACAAAG TACCGTTAGCACCTATTCTTCAACTTGAACCTCTCAACTGCACCTCGATTGTGGCTCGCTGGCAAACCATCCCTGATTCTGTGGCTGCTCAGGGTTTCCGGCTGTGTTACCATGAGGAAGGTCAACCAGAGCAGCCCAGCATCCTGCTGCAGACTCAAACCTTTACCTACACAATTAGTGGTCTTG ATCCAAGGAGAAAATACCATGTCAAGATTCTGGCTGTCAGTAAAGTTGGAGATGGCTATCAGACAGACCAAACAATTAGTACTCCGGGATGTGTTT CGGCACGAGACCAACTGGCAGCAACCCCTCCACCTCCACATCAAGTAACTGTCTTGAGCAGCAATTCATCTGCAGTGTCCCTGCGTTGGGGTCATCCTGCTTTTCCACCTGGAAAGGCTGTTAGTTATACAGTCCGCTGTACACCTGTGGGCACTCATAATGTCTCTGCAATACGCTACCTACAAAC AACCAAGCAAAGTGTGCTAGTTCAGAAATTGGTTCCAAACACTCGTTATGAGTTTGTTGTGCGTCTCCATGTGGACCAGATGTCGAGTCCCTGGAGTACTTTTGTTTACCATCAGACCCTCCCAGCAG CACCTAGCCAACCACCTGCAGGAGTACGAGTCACTTTGATTGAGGATGACACAGCTCTGGTGTCCTGGAGGGAGCCCACTGAGCCCAACATGGTGGTTACACACTATACCATCCTATATACTTCACAGAAGGCTTGGATGGCTGGACACTGGCAAAAAATGCAGAGGGAGG GAAGTCATACGATGGCTCTACTTGAAAAGCTGGAGCCTGGGAATGTCTATCTGGTGAAGATATGCGCCTCCAACACGATAGGTGATGGACCTTTCTCTGACATTGTGGAGCTGGTACTGAAGCGTGGGCACATTCACCGCAATAAGAACCCCAGACACTCTGACTACGTCCCTGATACAACAG TGTTCTCTGATGGTCTCTACCACATAGACCAGAAGTCTATGACAGGGATCATGGTTGGTGTGAGCATCGCCTTAACCTGTATCGCCATGTGTGCCTTGATCCTGATCAGCAAGGGAAGACCACG AAAATCTTCCAGTCCAAAAGTTATTGCTGTTGGAGCTTCTGAAGGCCCACAAGCTGGTTTGATGCTGCCCAGTGAATGCCACTCAGAGAATGTGGAGGCTCTTATACCTATGATAAGTCATCACTTCATAGATCCTAAG GGTGGATCTGGTATAGTCATAAATAGTACTGGCCCCGTCAGCAGCAAGATTCAAAGCAAGAGATGGTTGCTTTTCAAGAGAGAGATCAGAAATCCACCTGAAAGTGAT ATTGAGGCATCAGCACGCTTTTATGAGACTGGCAAAACTGTTCTGAGATATGACGAGCATCTAGGCTCTGCTCCTCTGTCCCCTTTATCCCGGGAGATCATCTATGGACCATTTCACTCGGAGAGCTCTCACACCAGTGAGGGCAGTCAAGAGACGGGAGACTCTGGACACTACTCCAATGAAGAAAGCAATGAAGAAGCGAGCAACTCATCATCCAACCAAAGCCCTAGAACAGAATCTTTGGGGTCAGACAAGAGCACCGCTATCACCGAGTTGAAGCAGCCTTTTAAAGTGGAAAACGATGAGATGCCGAGCCATACCTTCCATCACTCTGCCACTGATGCTTCCTGGCCCTGCAACACCTCCAAACACTCTTAA